A portion of the Salvelinus alpinus chromosome 33, SLU_Salpinus.1, whole genome shotgun sequence genome contains these proteins:
- the uqcrfs1 gene encoding cytochrome b-c1 complex subunit Rieske, mitochondrial, translated as MMSLAARSGAFSPYLQATNYAVAGPLKALIPGVVVKGENVLVDTKKPFLTRESLNGQSPKTGPAVSVSINAKAAVRFAHTDIKVPDFSDYRRPELLDPKKSSQESSESRKTFSYLVTGATAVVGVYTAKTVATQFISSMSASADVLAMSKIEVKLGEIPEGKNMTFKWRGKPLFIRHRSEKEIAVEEAVDMAELRDPQHDKDRVANPKWIIVIGVCTHLGCVPIANAGDYGGYYCPCHGSHYDASGRIRKGPAPLNLEVPYYEFPDEDTVIVG; from the exons ATGATGTCCCTTGCCGCTCGTTCGGGGGCATTTTCCCCATACTTGCAGGCAACGAACTATGCAGTTGCTGGACCACTCAAAGCACTTATTCCAGGGGTGGTTGTAAAGGGAGAGAACGTGTTGGTAGACACGAAGAAACCTTTCCTAACCCGCGAGTCCCTGAACGGTCAGAGCCCCAAGACTGGGCCGGCAGTATCAGTTAGCATAAATG CAAAAGCTGCAGTCCGCTTCGCTCACACTGACATCAAGGTGCCAGATTTCTCCGATTACCGTCGGCCTGAGTTGCTTGACCCCAAGAAATCTTCTCAGGAGAGCAGTGAGTCCAGGAAGACCTTCTCCTACCTTGTCACTGGGGCCACAGCCGTGGTGGGTGTCTACACAGCCAAGACCGTGGCCACACAGTTTATCTCTTCCATGAGTGCCTCAGCTGATGTCCTGGCCATGTCCAAGATCGAGGTCAAGCTGGGAGAGATCCCAGAGGGCAAGAATATGACCTTCAAGTGGAGGGGCAAGCCTCTGTTCATCCGCCACCGGTCTGAGAAAGAGATCGCCGTCGAGGAAGCTGTGGATATGGCTGAGCTTCGTGACCCCCAGCACGACAAGGACCGCGTCGCCAACCCAAAATGGATCATTGTCATCGGCGTGTGCACCCACCTGGGCTGTGTACCCATCGCCAATGCTGGTGACTATGGCGGATACTACTGCCCCTGCCATGGCTCTCACTACGATGCCTCTGGCCGCATCAGGAAAGGCCCAGCCCCACTCAACCTGGAGGTGCCCTACTATGAGTTCCCAGATGAGGACACCGTAATTGTAGGCTAA